The sequence below is a genomic window from Mus musculus strain C57BL/6J chromosome 4, GRCm38.p6 C57BL/6J.
GTACTCCCCAAAATTGAGAGCCTCAAGCAGGAGGAGCACAAGGCAAAGGCCAGCCTAGACAACACACGGGAAGACCTGGTCTCAATGAATAACTACATCCCAAATACAGCTAAACTGTAAGGTGGGCTACTCCTGAGAACCCGAGCATGCACTAGATCACTAGATACCTAATAACCTGCTTACTGTGATACGCTGAAACGAATTAAAATCCTGTTTCCCATTTTAGTAGCTTACTTAAACATTAGAagtaaaggctggagagatagcttagtggtagagcacttgctgagCATGCAGGTTTGATCCCAgcatcacaagaaaaaaaaaaaggattaaatgtAAACACTAGAATATTTAGAACCCTCCTAGCAGACTgaccattttaaaaatgactacTCTAGGACACTGTACACTCACTGAGAGTTCAGTAGCTTCTTTTCAATAATCTAAGTGTGAAGGAATATCATTAAAGATACCATCAGGGACATGGGGGTATTAGGTCCCAGCAGATGAGAGCACCCAGATTCGGTTCTCCATACCCTTATGGCAGCTCCTAACTGCCTATAAACTCACGTTCCAGAGAACACAATGCCCTGTGCTGGCTTCCAAGGGCACTGGGCAAGCGGACAGTATGcgtacacacaggcaaaatactcagatACCTTTTAAAAACTCATTAGGTTTGGCAGTGCGTCCTCAACATGCACgaagcctgggttcaatccccagcatctaAGACACCTCATGGTGGCGTGGATTTACAGTCCCTgcattggggagcaggggcaggccGGGCAGGATCAAGGTCAGTGTGGGCCATGTgtggatttgaggccagtctgggctacacccAGACCCCGCCTGAAAGACACAGTGACAGTTCTCCTGGCTTCTTAATAAGGCAGTTAAACCTAAATTGTCATTTCTCTTGCTAAAACAGCTCAGCCTGTGACAGCTTAGTTACCTGAAGGGCCATTCAGTACCGCATCTTCTGAAATGAACTCCATTCCCAGTTTCTTCCCGTTCTCCGTATACGCACTGCACAGGGTCTTATTGGGAATGACATTGTAATAATCATGTGCTTCACTTTCAATGtctacctaattaaaaaaattacaaagcttgAGATTAAAAACTCAAATCCACTAAGTCCAAAACCGTGACGGTTTCTAACAGGAAATGGTTTCAGGAAGGGCACTTTCCATCCCAGACATAAACTCTCACGAATCTcttacctttaaaataaaaaagtgcattataaagtcagagttcCTAAATTCTACCCTGGCCAGCAAGTATCAACTTCAGTCACCTAAAAAAAGGTATAGGGAGTGCCCAGAAACTTCCGTTTTAGAACCCGAACCTCTCAGGCATTCTGATGCCGGTGGTTCCGAACCACTCTGATGGCTATTGCTCTAGATTTCAGTCTCCCATTTTTACAAGTCAACACACTTAACACAGAACTGTCCCTGACATCTCTCAGCCTTGTTTCAAAGGGATCCTTAGGGATACAGACATTTCAGTAAGCAGACTCACAATGGCCTTGCTTATTGGTGTGACATGAAGACACAGAAGCAGCCTCTATGTGATGGTGTAAATGCTCTTAACAGGTTTTGTTTTCAGTAAGCAAAAAAGCTAACAATCAAACAACAGAAATCAAACTTCTTCTGTTTTTGGCAGCATCTAAGGTAGGAATAATGGCAAACACGTTTTATAAATTAGCCGGAATATAAATTATTGAAAGGCTACTTAAACATAACTTTAAATCCAACAGTGACCTTCGCATTTGttagtgcacacatgcatgcatgtggaagatAAGAGAACAAGCTGAGGTGATAGACCTTCGGAACCCATGCTCTTTGGGTTTTGAGATTGGGCCAGCCTCTCCTTTTGCTGGGCGCTAAGTAAGCTAGGCTGCCTGGCTAGCGAGGTGCAGAAATCTACCTGTGTCtggctccccagagctgggataaTGAACGCACTGCACAACAACTACCTTTTAAAAGTGGGCtgtggagatcaaactcaggtcctcagctgGCAAAGCAAgctttgctgactgagccatctctccagcgcctaACCCCTTGCTCAGTGAATACGCAGATATTAGCTAATGATAGCTCATGTGTCTAACTTATAAATATTCAGATTACTTATAGTTATAAGGAAATAAGTGTTTAGTTCCCTGGGTTGTGGGAGCTTTACAGTCGGACACTCAATCTCTTTGCAAACGGCCTAAGAGGTCTacagccataccaccctgaatgTGCCCGATCTTGTCTGCAAATGGCCTAAGAGGACGTCATTACTCTTACCCATGACTTGTCCACCTGTTTATCTATGCACCACACAAGATGAGCATTGATGCATTCTTGTCTTTCCAACCACATTACCTGCCTCTGAGATCTCTTTATTGTTCATGTACCTAGAGGTATAATTGTCCTTCAAAGCTCAGTCAGGTCTGCAGTATTTCAGGAAATCCTCTTCTCGAATCCCACCGactgggaactgaagccagggTTTTGAGCTCACCAGGCTAAGCTGTAGGCCCCACCTGGATACTGTCTTAACTGCTCTGCTCCACCCAACACTGTCCATTCTACTCAAGATAAAAGGTGCGCACTCTGAGGGTAACTGCTGAGACACACTACCACGTGAGCAACACTACCACGTGAGCAATGGCTACACCAAGGACAGAACAAAGGGGAGGTCCGGCTGGGATCTCTTCACAGATGTTACTCCATCTGTCCCTCACAAGAAACCTGGAGAAATGACATCATTGTCCCTATTTTTCCACTGAGAAACAGAGCCACAGAGATACTATGTTTCTAGTGGCCAAGAGACGCACATCTTGTCTCTCTAAAAGCAACATCTAAGATCTTGTCTCCCCAACCAGACTCAACAGTATTTGAACTTTATGTAACTATGAACCTCATCCCACAGCTAATACTGAAATGTTTCTGACTTCACAACAAACTCTCCTTTGCTCTCAGTCTGTCTTGACTTCCATCACAGCAAgccatacacacatttatatcaCACCCTTGCCAGTGGCATATGCAGATACTGTCACAAAATGCCCTTTGTAGGAAGTACACAAAGTGATGTTTTAAAAAGGCAGGGATCCTAGGATGGTGTTATGCTAAGCACTCCCACTGCTGTCTGAGAAGGTGACCTACAGTAGTCTTTATTGTAAACACCGAGGAAATATGTCAGAATTAAAGGCTTTCACTTTCAACACTCATTAAAGGATGTCACATCAACTATTTAACCAACTCCTTCTGCAGATTCAAGACATCACCAGTGAGggcaaggcagagacaggtttCTGGCACCACCACCAGCACAAACTAAAAATCAGCACAAGAAAAAAGAGCCAAGGTATCTTTAATGCAGCAACATGAACAGCCACAGCCCACACATAACTGAGATCATAATTAGTTCTGAAAAGCTCTTACTGTGCAGCCCGTAGCCAAAGCCGCAGCTCTGAAGCAATCTTCTGCCTTTTTGGTCAGAACTTGAAGCTCCTTCATGGAGGGCGCACGGAAGTAATAGACGAGTTCAGAGTAAGAGGGGATGATATTGGGCTTCACACCACCGTTTTTTATTATACCTGCAAAAAGAACCAAACTGCTGAACTTAAATTTGATGATTTCTTTACAGAAAGTTTTGCAGGCTGTATAAAAGgggaaataatttcctgcttagCTTCACTGATACACGGATTTTGACATGCTGCACAACACTGTCTCCGAGAGGTCCTATTTCCCAGCTAGTAAGGGAAAACTGCCTCCGTGTATTTTATTCCAAGGAAGCCATTTAATGTTAAGGAGGTGCAGCTTGTGTTGAGGATGAAGttcaacaacagaaagaacactCGCTGCGCATGTGTAAGATTCTGGGTGTAATTCCCAGaactggaaagaaaaaggaagagaatctaaattataaagaaatacagaattatATAACAAGAAACAAACAGCACTTTAAACTTTCCGGAGGAAATTCGTCTCTGTGGGCTTTATTACAGCTGTACAATTTAAAAACTGTTTGGCCCAATCTTTTAGAATAGCATGAGGCTCTGTAACTACCCCCATATTTGAAAAACCCTATGAACCTTTTAAATGACACTTGGCAGTGGAGAACTAACTTTCATACCAATTAGAGACTGGTACAATCACTTCTCAGACCTTTGGCTATAATCATGTCTAGAAACAAAAGCAGAACAAAGACACCTAAGtgttataaaaatcaaaacacacatTTGTTTGGGACCACACAAAATGAGGGTATATTTGTTCCTATTAATAGCTAAAAGAGATATAGAGACTCTAATCCCAGCCAGTTGCACAactctgtaatctcagcatttacgagcaggagacaggaagatcatgaattcaaggcagtCCTTAGCTACACAGCCTGGGTTACAAAAGACCTCATCTTAAACATAcaaaagagaatgaagaagggaggaagaggaggaggaagaagaaagaaaaactgaatccCCAGTCATCTAATTAAAAGTTCCACTCCTATCCCTTCTGAGGATGTGGTGTTTTGCtttagttgtttggtttttcaagatagggtttctctgtgtagccctggctgtcctggaactcactctgttaccaggctggcctcgaactcagggatccatctgcctctgctcccaagtgctggaaatgAAGATTTGAGACACCACCACCTAGCTTCCaatccccaatttttttttttttttaaatctagtgtTAAGTGATTTTACTGCACTGAAACATACTGAGCACTACTTACTCTACAAATATTTGGTGTGCATACCATGAACTCTCCAGGTTGGTTTCATCTGCTGTCTTAACACAGAGAGGTTGGTATAGGCAAGAACTGCAGCGTCCAAGGCGTTCACACCCTCCCAAGGGTAAGCGGCAGCGTGAGACGCTTTTCCGTAGTACTTCACAGTCACactaggaaataaaacaaaagaaaccactGCAAATTACTTTCTCCAGTATCAGCAAAATAAGAAAATCCAGTTAGCtgtgtatgtgcttatgtgtttatgtgtgagtatgtTCCTGTAAATGCAGAGCTGGGAAGGGGTATGGGGGCATACccacatgtgcgtgtgcatgcatgtgtgtatgtatgtgtgcacatgtgtatatgtgtgtgtgtaagtccgtgtgcacatgtgtatgtgtgtgtgtgtaagtccgtgtgtgtacaagtgtgtgtgtgtgtgtgtgtgtgtgtgtgagagagagagagagagagagagagagagagtttgtacACATGAGTGTAACGCCTGAAGAGTCCAGAAGAGTGAATCAGAACCATGAAGCTGGAGCTACAGgacgttgtgagccaccagacgtGTGTGGGAACCAAACAAGTTCTATGGAAGTGCAGTGCCAGTTCTTACCTACAGAGCCATCTGTCAGCCCCCATGTTGGACTGTGTATTTGAAAAGCATCTGTAGCGAAAGCATAGGGATGTGGGAACGAGAATGTAGTTCCCAGGGAGTGTCTGTTTACCATGTGGAAGGCTCTGTCTTCCATTTctagagagacagaaaaaaatgaaagaaagaaaggaaaatccaAACACAGAGATAAAGGAGATGGCTCAACAACTTAGCTCAGTGTTGTGCAAATACACAACACTGTATTAGGTGTTGGAATCACAAACATGCCTATACCCTTTAGACAGTATTGTGTGTGACAGTCCTGTGTCAAAAGCTGCAAGAACAACTCTGgtaaccctgtctttaaaaggcCAGCTGAGAGTGCTGGCTCACTcgtttaatccctgcactcagaaagcagaggcaagcagatctctgcgcTCAAGGCTAATTATAGGAAACTCCAGGCTGGTTAGGATTatatattgagaccctgtctgaaggtcaaggaaagagaaaacaattaaaatacattAGGACGAAAAATCCAATTAACACAACTTTATATGGTATCCTGACACTGTCAGCTATTTCTGACCAAAATTTTCTTAATGTTACAAAAAGGTTATTAtcagtaatatttttaaactttatgaaTTATTATTCTACTACATAAATAGTTATCAAGGGCtaacaagatggcttagcaggtagaTACTTGGCGCTtagcatgaaaacctgagtttgatccttgggactCATGAGGTAGAAGGAGACATCGACCCCTACGAGATGTTCTCTGGCTACCATAGTGAGTATTATGGAACACacttgtacatgtacacacacacacacacacacacacacacacacacgattaacaggaggatttctgagttcgaggccagcctggtctacaaagtgagttccaggaagccagggctacacagagaaaccctgtctcaaaaaaccaaaaaaaaaaaaaaaaaaaaaaaaaaaaaaaactgttaaagGTTGTCAAATTCTTAGGCTATATAAAACACAAAGTTTAAACCCATAGTTAAAGAACAGTAAACAGGAAAAAGAATATTAATGGATCTTTGATGTCAATAGTAGTATTTTAACTTCACAAGGCctgtttttgtttaaaatagCAGTTTATTTAGCTgatacataattatttttaagacaaaCTGGTAAGTTAAAgaagccgggggtgggggtgggggcagcactgttaaggcagctcagcaggtaaagtatTTGCCAAGCAAGTCTCACACCCTGAAACCTAAGCTTGATCCTTGGAGCCCACATAATGGTACCAATCCCACCAGTGTCCTCTGATTCCAACATGTGTATCACGTTATGATGCATATGATATCCCtcatcatacacatacatgctaatgatgatcccagccctcaggaggtagGGCCAGGTAGATCtttacaaattcaaggccagcctagactgcagattgagttccagggtggccagggctacatagtaaggtgtgtgtgtgtgtgtgtgtgtgtgtgtgtgtgtgtgtgtgtgtgtagtgtagatATCATCAGAGTTCatctggtagaatgcttgcctggcatacacGAAGCCCTGCTTCGATTTCTAACTCCGTGTATAACTAGGCATAGTGGTgtatacctgcaatcccagcactggggaggcaaaaggatcagaagGTCTAGATCATCTTCAGCTGCATGGCagatctgaggctagcctgggctatatgagattgtttaacaaacaaacaaacaaacaaaataaataaaccaagctGGGCTGGGTGCATAGTTCAGATGGCAGAGTGTTTATCTAACATGCATACAGTCTTAGGCTCATCCAactccccagcaccacacaaacaagacatggatacacacacctgcaatcccagtactgcagtagcagaggcaggcagttcaaggacaacctcaactacacagggagttccaggcaagcctgtgCTATATACCAGACCTTAATTGAGGGGGTAGAGTATGTGGAACCAATTGGGTTGACTTTAAGATCAAGACAAACATAAGATCAAGGCCTAAATATAGTCCAAATAGTCTGGGAAGCCTGCCTACCGTTTGCAGGCCTCTTCCAGCCAGAAGCACTGGCAGACATTTGTAACTTCTAATGTTTTCCAGAAGtacagagataaaattatatctccctcccctccccatacaAAGTGAATCGTTTCTACTCTCACAGTAACAGTTCCAAGTTGGTATGAATGAAGATACCGCTGGGCAGTGCTATCCCAATACTTTTTAACCCCAGTACTCTGGAGACAAAGATTGGCGGGTCTttgtaagttcgaggccagcctggtctacagagtgagttccaggacagccaaggctacacagagaaaccctgtctggaaaagtagacagacagacagacagacagacagacagacagacagatggatagatagttggatggaaggaagaaggaagaaagggagaaaaatacaattaaaatgactacCCTTTGAAAACAAGGTCTGGTGGGGTTCAGAGAAGTGAAATTCTTGAGCCCAGCTACACTGCAGGGATAGTTCTATTATTACAACCCAGATTCCCAGCTACTACAGAACTACCCGACACAGCCCAGCAGTGGCTCCTGGGGACAGGACCATTAACCATACCACAACTGTCCCTACTCTCACTGTCATTTGTGGTTAAAAATTCACAGCAGTTCAATGCATGGTACATCCTTCTAGATGCAAAAGAGAACCCTCCTCTGGCTCCCTAGAACCAAGTTAAAAGCAGCATGAAGAAGGGCTTTCCTCTCGTCTTAACAAAACTGTCCCTTGTAAAGACAAGTCCTTATCAAAGCACAGCTGTTCTCCAGGAGCCAGGTTAAGTTCAAAAGAGAGCACAAGGGTTTGATACTCCTTTAATAGTTCAATTATGACCATAATAACAAATCACGATCAGAAGGGAGGCTGTAAAGCAAACCTCACATCCGCACTGCCCAGTTCCCAGGGTCTTCTGTGCAGTCTACACTGGCCTTACACTCTTCCTGCCTTAACCTCCTGAGTAATGAGATTAGAGGTGCGTAGTtcatttaacatttgaaatgtatgaatGCAGAGGTTTAGTGTCTGGCTTACCTCCCTTTTCCTaattatgtctgtgtatgtggtaggggactggggggtggTGCGTGCAATGGGATACCTGTGGAGATCAAAAGAAATATTCTCTCCGATGTGATGTGGGTTCCGAGGGTTGAACTCTGGTCGGTTGGTCGCTAGGCGCGCATGACAAGTACTTTTGGCCTAGCTTTGATTGTTCTGCAGCCTGTTGCCCACTAAGGAATTATCCTCAGTGTGACTACTCACTCGTGCTCGGCCACATCCGGGAGATAGGCAGCGTTCTCCTGAGAGGGATGAGCCATAAAAACAACATCAAGGTTTTCGAAGGCACCTGCTTCAATTAGATCAATTTTGCCACCACCATCTTCTTCTGCAGGGGTTCCCAGGACAATCACCTACAAGGAAATGCAGATGTTAGCAAAGAGATTCCTAGCAGGAAAACATGACATGGGTTTTAGCGCGTGTGTATTCAGGATATACACTTAAGTCCTTAACCCCTGAAGAGAAGTTATAGTCTGACATTTATACCATGAATTAAAGTATATTGTGCAGAATCATAAAATTTAATATGTATTGTTATAGTAATCTGGTATAAATGCATGCTAGAAGTGCTATAGGAAAATTCCCCCAATTTTATACTCCACCCAAGTCATAACAAAGACCAAAAGAAGTAGAATTATATGTACTTTAACATttgctaggacttatctgttaaAGTTTCTTCGTGGCTAAGACTGTTTAATGTATGTGTATGACAGGTATAATCAATCAGTCATGAGCTTTACTGAAAAGGATCTTGCACGTGGCCTGTCTGTTACC
It includes:
- the Pm20d2 gene encoding peptidase M20 domain-containing protein 2 isoform X1, whose amino-acid sequence is MGPVVERPAEPGTSSAAELELLKRRAAERIDEAAERLGALSRAIWSAPELAYEEHRAHGELTRFFECEPPAASWAVQPHFGLPTAFRAEWAPPESAAGPRALQVAFLCEYDALPALGHACGHNLIAEVGVAAALGLRAALESIAAPPPVKVIVLGTPAEEDGGGKIDLIEAGAFENLDVVFMAHPSQENAAYLPDVAEHENGRQSLPHGKQTLPGNYILVPTSLCFRYRCFSNTQSNMGADRWLCSVTVKYYGKASHAAAYPWEGVNALDAAVLAYTNLSVLRQQMKPTWRVHGIIKNGGVKPNIIPSYSELVYYFRAPSMKELQVLTKKAEDCFRAAALATGCTVDIESEAHDYYNVIPNKTLCSAYTENGKKLGMEFISEDAVLNGPSGSTDFGNVSFVVPGIHPYFYIGTDALNHTEQYTEAAGSQAAQLYTLRTAKALAMTALDVIFKPALLEGVRKEFKCKLQEEQLLNTAA
- the Pm20d2 gene encoding peptidase M20 domain-containing protein 2 isoform X2, coding for MGPVVERPAEPGTSSAAELELLKRRAAERIDEAAERLGALSRAIWSAPELAYEEHRAHGELTRFFECEPPAASWAVQPHFGLPTAFRAEWAPPESAAGPRALQVAFLCEYDALPALGHACGHNLIAEVGVAAALGLRAALESIAAPPPVKVIVLGTPAEEDGGGKIDLIEAGAFENLDVVFMAHPSQENAAYLPDVAEHENGRQSLPHGKQTLPGNYILVPTSLCFRYRCFSNTQSNMGADRWLCSVTVKYYGKASHAAAYPWEGVNALDAAVLAYTNLSVLRQQMKPTWRVHGMHTKYL